A single region of the Halobacterium wangiae genome encodes:
- a CDS encoding lipopolysaccharide biosynthesis protein, producing MERGQDDVVTDDERQALLTIAHGAVVTSGGVSAQRVLITAAEFVLARGLGPVAYGVYALGWRIAQLLSRLVTFGSVPTLQRYLPAAEDDPARQSRLAGLAYATTLGVGLLIAAGVWVLAPWINDVTVQQPSFPAAMRLFGALVLLLGLVMLYAATFRAAGSARGEVLFNKLLRPGVRLVGAIAALALGYSVVGIAGAFVVCTLLLVVLGYPATANVTGVRPTLRGGRTELRQFYDHAAPVAMSSLGKVFQNRVDLLLVGAMLTAVSAGIYNVVLVLISIAWIPLLSFNQLLPPVASRLYSSGRIETLNAVYSSVTRLIVTTVVPILAVQLVFGRELLAVFGPTYARGYVPLVVYLGGVFVGSAVGATGWLLMMTDHQYARMGLDWLLAVLNVALTYAFVREFGLVGAALGTSIAIAVQNGLQVLLLRRFEGLWPFDTSFLRPLAAGVAMTTVMLGVRTSVDGPLAIGLGAAAGIVTYVATLRLLGIDPRDQLVVRELSGRYRQDVADAVPF from the coding sequence ATGGAACGTGGGCAGGACGACGTGGTAACGGACGACGAGCGCCAGGCACTACTGACGATCGCGCACGGCGCCGTCGTGACCTCCGGAGGGGTCTCCGCGCAACGAGTACTGATCACCGCCGCAGAGTTCGTGCTCGCGCGCGGCCTCGGCCCCGTGGCGTACGGCGTGTACGCGCTCGGCTGGCGGATCGCACAGCTACTGTCCCGACTCGTCACGTTCGGCAGCGTCCCGACGCTCCAGCGGTACCTCCCCGCCGCCGAGGACGACCCGGCGCGGCAGTCGCGACTGGCGGGACTGGCGTACGCGACCACGCTCGGTGTCGGCCTACTCATCGCCGCTGGGGTCTGGGTGCTGGCCCCGTGGATCAACGACGTCACGGTCCAGCAGCCGTCGTTCCCGGCCGCGATGCGGCTGTTCGGGGCGCTGGTCCTGCTGCTCGGCCTGGTGATGCTCTACGCGGCGACCTTCCGCGCGGCCGGGTCGGCCCGCGGCGAAGTCCTGTTCAACAAACTCCTCCGTCCAGGCGTCCGACTCGTCGGTGCGATCGCGGCGCTCGCACTCGGCTACTCCGTGGTCGGCATCGCGGGCGCGTTCGTCGTCTGCACGCTGCTGCTGGTCGTCCTCGGATATCCGGCCACCGCGAACGTCACGGGCGTTAGACCCACGCTCCGGGGCGGACGGACCGAACTGCGCCAGTTCTACGACCACGCGGCACCCGTCGCGATGAGCAGCCTCGGCAAGGTGTTCCAGAACCGCGTCGACCTCCTCCTGGTCGGCGCGATGCTCACGGCCGTCTCGGCGGGCATCTACAACGTCGTCCTCGTGTTGATATCCATCGCGTGGATTCCCCTGCTGTCGTTCAACCAGTTACTGCCGCCGGTCGCCTCCCGGCTCTACTCCAGCGGCCGGATCGAGACGCTCAACGCGGTGTACTCCTCGGTGACGCGGCTCATCGTCACCACTGTGGTGCCGATTCTCGCCGTCCAGCTTGTGTTCGGTCGGGAGCTGCTGGCGGTGTTCGGCCCGACGTACGCCCGCGGCTACGTCCCCCTCGTCGTCTATCTCGGCGGCGTCTTCGTCGGGAGCGCGGTCGGTGCGACCGGCTGGCTGCTCATGATGACCGACCACCAGTACGCCCGGATGGGTCTCGACTGGCTGCTCGCCGTGCTGAACGTCGCCCTGACGTACGCGTTCGTCCGCGAGTTCGGCCTCGTCGGCGCGGCGCTCGGCACGTCTATCGCCATCGCCGTCCAGAACGGCCTCCAGGTCCTGTTGCTCCGCCGCTTCGAGGGACTCTGGCCGTTCGACACGTCGTTCCTCAGGCCGCTCGCCGCCGGCGTCGCCATGACGACGGTGATGCTGGGCGTCCGAACGTCGGTCGACGGACCGCTCGCAATCGGCCTCGGCGCGGCCGCCGGAATCGTCACCTACGTCGCGACACTGCGGCTGCTCGGCATCGACCCACGGGACCAGCTCGTCGTCCGGGAGCTCTCGGGCCGCTACAGACAGGACGTCGCCGACGCCGTCCCCTTCTGA
- a CDS encoding type 1 glutamine amidotransferase domain-containing protein, which translates to MPSALFVVSEHGYWGEECIEPLTTLDDEGFDLTVATPSGDPPVLDERSADPEEVGEETAEWVREVHETDERLNNPKPTARVEAADYDAVVFPGGHGTVWDVNQDRDARRVLRNALAGDSEKALVVCHAVGILAWVREAKAHDEDADFVVDGREVTGFPNAWEADIVDDDGRMPDGRKLPYWVEEEVVAAGGDWDAELDSDTSVTVDGDLLTGRGPESSAAAAQTLLEELDA; encoded by the coding sequence ATGCCATCAGCACTGTTCGTCGTGAGCGAGCACGGCTACTGGGGCGAGGAGTGTATCGAACCGCTGACCACGCTCGACGACGAGGGGTTCGACCTCACCGTCGCGACGCCGAGCGGCGACCCGCCGGTCCTCGACGAACGCTCGGCAGACCCCGAGGAGGTCGGTGAGGAGACTGCCGAGTGGGTGCGCGAGGTCCACGAGACCGACGAGCGACTGAACAACCCGAAGCCCACTGCCCGCGTCGAAGCTGCGGACTACGACGCGGTCGTGTTCCCCGGCGGCCACGGGACCGTGTGGGACGTGAACCAGGACCGCGACGCGCGACGCGTCCTGCGGAACGCGCTCGCTGGCGACAGCGAGAAGGCCCTGGTCGTCTGCCACGCGGTGGGCATCCTCGCGTGGGTCCGCGAGGCGAAGGCACACGACGAGGACGCCGACTTCGTTGTCGACGGCCGCGAGGTGACCGGCTTCCCGAACGCCTGGGAGGCCGACATCGTCGACGACGACGGCCGGATGCCCGACGGCCGGAAACTCCCCTACTGGGTCGAAGAGGAGGTAGTCGCGGCCGGCGGCGACTGGGACGCGGAACTCGACAGCGACACGAGCGTCACCGTCGACGGCGACCTCCTCACCGGTCGCGGCCCCGAGTCGTCGGCAGCGGCGGCGCAGACGCTCCTCGAGGAACTCGACGCGTAG
- the hpt gene encoding hypoxanthine/guanine phosphoribosyltransferase translates to MDRLKQSLLDAPIIEKDGYHYFVHPISDGVPMLEPSLLREIVIRIIRKAELEDVDKIVTPAAMGIHISTAVSLMTDIPLVVIRKREYGLPGEVALSQQTGYSENEMYINDVTEGDRVLVLDDVLSTGGTLRAITDALDHIGADVADVVAVIKKAGPNELEEGGIDVKTLINVDVDDGDVVIVDEHGDG, encoded by the coding sequence ATGGATAGGCTCAAGCAGTCCCTGCTGGACGCCCCTATCATCGAGAAAGACGGCTATCACTACTTCGTCCACCCCATCAGCGACGGGGTGCCGATGCTGGAACCCAGTCTCCTCCGGGAGATCGTCATCCGCATCATCCGGAAGGCGGAACTGGAGGACGTCGACAAGATCGTGACGCCCGCAGCGATGGGTATCCACATCTCCACGGCCGTCTCGCTAATGACAGACATCCCGCTGGTCGTCATCCGCAAGCGCGAGTACGGCCTCCCGGGCGAGGTCGCGCTGAGCCAGCAGACGGGCTACTCGGAGAACGAGATGTACATCAACGACGTCACCGAGGGCGACCGCGTACTCGTCCTCGACGACGTGCTCTCGACGGGCGGCACGCTGCGCGCCATCACGGACGCCCTCGACCACATCGGCGCTGACGTCGCGGACGTCGTCGCGGTCATCAAGAAGGCTGGCCCGAACGAACTCGAGGAGGGCGGCATCGACGTGAAGACGCTCATCAACGTGGACGTCGACGACGGCGACGTCGTCATCGTCGACGAGCACGGCGACGGATAA
- the mbhE gene encoding hydrogen gas-evolving membrane-bound hydrogenase subunit E, whose protein sequence is MTPNPDPAAVVTLVALPFVAAAFTPAVFRWLGERTAYYAAAVALACFGLAASQYGAQGTVTFAWIPALDVSLRFYVDGLALLVGFLASGIGVLIFTYSAGYMHGEPGQAKYYTALLAFMGSMLGVAFAADLLVLFVFWELTSIASFVLIGHYTGERASRYGARKSMLITVGGGLFMLAGFLLVWSATGTFDLAALVTDPEPYRTMLRDAGLLVPAVALIGIGAAAKSAQVPLHIWLPNAMEAPTPVSAFLHSATMVKAGVYLVGRFRPYLLTDEWTLLFTVMGLLTMTVAAMLAVTATDIKELLAYSTASHLGLIVAGFGFASIYGAETGAFHILNHALFKAPLFLVAGIVAHEAGTRRIGDLSGLADDLPITAAVAVVASLGMAGVPPFNGFYSKELLFEAAYYAAEASGGLAWLYPVVAVFGSIFTFLYSIRFMSLFFGDRPEALGHIHRPPATMWVPAALLGTLAALVGLGGVLSTVGVAPVPVDNFVGSVVGSVAAEEAHGFHYYLPTELTPYAAMSAVTILVGAATYPFYDRIHDGLNALMAAVPPLRANWWYDGTVFGLNRVSVQAANTVQNGLLRTYATWTLAVSVLLVLGGYLLAEVSVPTSTTTLVSPAMVLVLLVAIVAAVAVGIAPSHIAGVLTLSILGFMVAIFYILASAPDLALTQLTVETLTLVIFVLVLDKLPAYYGEVKRSRALRDAALSLLVGATVTVTVLVTTVATPTKSIKEYFVGQAIPKGGGGNIVNVILVDFRGLDTLGEIAVIAMSALSVLTLVAMRERGEAS, encoded by the coding sequence GTGACACCGAACCCGGACCCTGCGGCAGTGGTGACGCTCGTCGCCTTGCCGTTCGTCGCCGCCGCGTTCACGCCGGCGGTGTTCCGGTGGCTCGGCGAGCGCACGGCCTACTACGCCGCCGCCGTGGCGCTCGCGTGCTTCGGACTCGCGGCCAGCCAGTACGGTGCCCAGGGCACCGTGACCTTCGCGTGGATCCCCGCACTGGACGTCTCACTACGGTTCTACGTCGACGGTCTCGCGCTCTTGGTTGGCTTCCTGGCGAGCGGAATCGGCGTCCTGATCTTCACCTACTCGGCGGGCTACATGCACGGCGAACCGGGCCAGGCGAAGTACTACACCGCGCTCCTCGCGTTCATGGGGTCGATGCTCGGCGTCGCGTTCGCCGCCGACCTCCTCGTGCTGTTCGTGTTCTGGGAGCTGACGAGCATCGCCTCGTTCGTCCTCATCGGCCACTACACGGGCGAACGGGCCTCGCGCTACGGCGCCCGGAAGTCGATGCTCATCACCGTGGGCGGCGGACTGTTCATGCTCGCGGGGTTCCTCCTCGTCTGGTCGGCGACCGGCACGTTCGACCTCGCGGCGCTCGTCACCGACCCCGAACCGTACCGCACGATGCTCAGGGACGCCGGCCTGCTCGTGCCCGCCGTCGCGCTGATCGGTATCGGCGCGGCCGCGAAGTCCGCACAGGTGCCCCTGCACATCTGGCTGCCGAACGCGATGGAGGCGCCGACGCCCGTCTCCGCGTTCCTCCACTCCGCGACGATGGTGAAAGCCGGCGTCTACCTCGTCGGCCGGTTCCGCCCGTACCTCCTCACCGACGAGTGGACGCTGCTGTTCACCGTCATGGGTCTGCTCACGATGACCGTCGCCGCGATGCTCGCCGTCACCGCGACGGACATCAAGGAACTGCTCGCGTACTCGACGGCGAGCCACCTCGGTCTCATCGTCGCCGGCTTCGGCTTCGCCTCCATCTACGGCGCGGAGACCGGCGCCTTCCACATCCTCAACCACGCGCTGTTCAAGGCGCCGCTGTTCCTCGTCGCGGGCATCGTCGCCCACGAAGCCGGCACGAGACGCATTGGCGACCTCTCCGGACTCGCCGACGACCTCCCCATCACGGCCGCCGTCGCGGTCGTCGCCAGCCTCGGGATGGCGGGCGTCCCGCCGTTCAACGGCTTCTACTCCAAGGAACTCCTCTTCGAGGCGGCATACTACGCGGCCGAAGCGTCCGGCGGTCTCGCGTGGCTCTACCCCGTCGTCGCGGTGTTCGGGAGTATCTTCACGTTCCTCTACTCCATCCGCTTCATGTCGCTGTTCTTCGGGGACCGGCCCGAGGCGCTCGGCCACATCCACCGGCCGCCGGCCACGATGTGGGTGCCCGCCGCGCTCCTCGGGACGCTCGCCGCCCTCGTCGGCCTCGGCGGCGTGCTCTCGACGGTCGGCGTCGCGCCGGTGCCCGTCGACAACTTCGTCGGGAGTGTGGTCGGGAGCGTCGCCGCCGAGGAGGCCCACGGCTTCCACTACTACCTGCCGACGGAACTCACCCCCTACGCCGCGATGAGTGCGGTGACCATCCTCGTCGGGGCCGCGACGTACCCATTCTACGACCGCATCCACGACGGCCTGAACGCGCTCATGGCCGCGGTCCCGCCGCTGCGCGCCAACTGGTGGTACGACGGCACGGTCTTCGGTCTGAACCGCGTCAGCGTGCAGGCCGCCAACACCGTCCAGAACGGCCTCCTGCGCACGTACGCGACGTGGACGTTAGCCGTCTCGGTACTGCTCGTGCTCGGCGGCTACCTGCTCGCCGAAGTCTCGGTCCCCACGAGCACGACGACGCTCGTCTCGCCGGCCATGGTGCTCGTGTTGCTGGTGGCCATTGTCGCCGCGGTCGCCGTCGGCATCGCGCCCTCCCACATCGCGGGCGTGCTCACCCTCTCCATCCTGGGGTTCATGGTCGCCATCTTCTACATCCTCGCGAGCGCGCCCGACCTCGCGCTCACCCAGCTCACCGTCGAGACGCTCACGCTGGTCATCTTCGTGCTCGTCCTCGACAAGCTCCCGGCGTACTACGGCGAGGTCAAACGCTCCCGGGCGCTCCGCGACGCCGCGCTGTCGCTGCTCGTCGGCGCGACGGTGACCGTCACCGTCCTCGTCACCACCGTCGCCACTCCCACCAAGTCCATCAAGGAGTACTTCGTCGGGCAGGCGATCCCGAAGGGCGGGGGTGGCAACATCGTGAACGTCATCCTCGTCGACTTCCGGGGCCTCGACACGCTCGGGGAGATCGCGGTCATCGCGATGTCCGCCCTCTCCGTGCTGACTCTGGTCGCCATGCGCGAACGGGGTGAGGCGTCGTGA
- a CDS encoding MnhB domain-containing protein encodes MTTVIVKTVTRVVVPIILVVSFALFLQGHNQPGGGFIAGVLTSSAFALIYIAYSLDFLEDDVLGRDVETTIEHIRHGVVADYRWLFGFGLFVAVLSGLAAIGYGYLYTDSGLAFMTQNYTYLHVPLYGEIEVASAVAFDFGVYAVVVGALLTILSVVGAE; translated from the coding sequence GTGACGACGGTCATCGTGAAGACGGTCACGCGCGTGGTCGTCCCCATCATCCTCGTCGTCTCGTTCGCCCTGTTCCTGCAGGGCCACAACCAGCCCGGTGGCGGGTTCATCGCGGGCGTCCTGACGTCGAGTGCGTTCGCGCTCATCTACATCGCGTACAGCCTCGACTTCCTCGAGGACGACGTGCTCGGCCGCGACGTCGAGACCACTATCGAGCACATCCGCCACGGCGTCGTCGCGGACTACCGCTGGCTGTTCGGGTTCGGGCTGTTCGTCGCCGTGCTCAGCGGCCTCGCAGCCATCGGCTACGGCTACCTCTACACCGACAGTGGACTCGCGTTCATGACTCAGAACTACACCTACCTGCACGTCCCGCTGTACGGCGAGATAGAAGTGGCGAGCGCAGTCGCCTTCGACTTCGGCGTCTACGCCGTCGTCGTCGGCGCACTGCTGACCATCCTCTCGGTGGTGGGTGCAGAATGA
- a CDS encoding sodium:proton antiporter: MSAESTAATAGPELVLAIGLGLLFALGTFLVLRRDVVRVVWGVVVISQSANVYLITMGGIRTGVPVLDKIGHEAAPHGPVADPLPQALVLTAIVIGFATTAFALVLTYRVYEEHGTIDAEELSSIDEVVR; encoded by the coding sequence ATGAGCGCCGAATCGACCGCCGCGACGGCCGGCCCGGAACTCGTCCTCGCGATTGGACTGGGGCTGCTGTTCGCGCTCGGGACGTTCCTCGTCCTCCGGCGCGACGTCGTACGCGTCGTCTGGGGCGTCGTCGTCATCAGCCAGTCCGCGAACGTCTACCTCATCACGATGGGCGGCATCCGCACCGGCGTCCCCGTCCTCGACAAGATCGGCCACGAGGCCGCGCCGCACGGACCGGTCGCGGACCCGCTCCCGCAGGCGCTGGTGTTGACGGCCATCGTCATCGGCTTCGCGACGACGGCGTTCGCGCTCGTGTTGACCTACCGCGTCTACGAGGAGCACGGCACCATCGACGCCGAGGAGCTGAGTAGCATCGACGAGGTGGTTCGGTGA
- a CDS encoding complex I subunit 5 family protein produces MTEQLVVAPVLVALATAVLCLVARRSLRVQRALSVLGVFAYSGVVAALAARVLGGGIVAYNLGSWPAPAAIVFVADALSVFMLSLAAVLAVPALLFSVLFMDELGEKLTFHPLFHFMLAGVTGAFLTGDIFNLFVWFEVMLMASYVLVVFYGGSEHTRAGLNYLVLNLVASAIMLLAIGGIYATTGTLNMADIAMRVASPAEYGVSLAPVLGLSMLLFTVFAVKAGVVPFQWWVPAAYDAAPAPVAAMLAGVVKKVGMYALVRLYFTVFAAAQFDALAGLPWGDGSALAYFAPVVLVMAALSIFFGGLSAIGADHVEELLAYSSIGQVGFIVLPLSVAAFAPADATAVRRLGIVAALVYALNHTLSKGLLFLVAGTIKDAFGTTRFHDLDGIARNQPVVAGAFLIGGLGLVGLPPLTGFFGKLLVFQSAVVAESWLALAVALGGALFTIAYVSRAWNRGFWGVPSPAVEGATADRRQVALLVAVASAVVLLGVGFQPVYEFAGHAADAALDRTQYVDTVLPDGGALETEGGGH; encoded by the coding sequence GTGACCGAACAGCTCGTCGTCGCGCCCGTGCTCGTCGCGCTGGCGACCGCCGTTCTGTGTCTGGTCGCGCGCCGCAGTCTGCGCGTCCAGCGCGCCCTGAGCGTCCTCGGCGTGTTCGCCTACTCGGGCGTCGTCGCCGCGCTCGCCGCCAGGGTACTGGGCGGTGGCATCGTCGCCTACAACCTCGGTAGCTGGCCCGCGCCCGCGGCCATCGTCTTCGTCGCGGACGCGCTGTCGGTGTTCATGCTGTCGCTGGCCGCGGTCCTCGCCGTGCCGGCGCTGCTGTTCAGCGTGCTGTTCATGGACGAACTGGGCGAGAAGCTGACGTTCCACCCGCTGTTCCACTTCATGCTGGCGGGCGTCACCGGTGCGTTCCTCACGGGCGACATCTTCAACCTCTTCGTCTGGTTCGAGGTGATGCTGATGGCGAGCTACGTCCTCGTCGTCTTCTACGGCGGCAGCGAGCACACCCGCGCCGGCCTCAACTACCTCGTGCTCAACCTCGTCGCGAGCGCCATCATGCTGCTCGCCATCGGCGGCATCTACGCCACCACGGGCACGCTCAACATGGCCGACATCGCGATGCGCGTCGCCAGCCCCGCGGAGTACGGCGTCTCGCTGGCGCCCGTGCTCGGCCTCTCGATGCTGCTGTTCACGGTGTTCGCGGTGAAGGCGGGCGTCGTCCCGTTCCAGTGGTGGGTACCCGCCGCGTACGACGCCGCTCCGGCCCCCGTGGCCGCGATGCTTGCGGGCGTCGTGAAGAAAGTCGGGATGTACGCGCTCGTCCGGCTCTACTTCACGGTGTTCGCGGCCGCGCAGTTCGACGCGCTCGCCGGCCTCCCGTGGGGTGACGGGAGCGCACTCGCGTACTTCGCGCCAGTCGTCCTCGTGATGGCGGCACTGTCCATCTTCTTCGGTGGGCTGTCCGCGATCGGCGCCGACCACGTCGAGGAACTGCTCGCGTACTCCTCGATCGGGCAGGTCGGGTTCATCGTGTTGCCGCTGTCGGTGGCCGCCTTCGCGCCCGCCGACGCGACCGCGGTCCGGCGACTCGGTATCGTCGCCGCGCTCGTCTACGCGCTCAACCACACGCTCTCGAAGGGGCTGCTGTTCCTCGTCGCCGGGACGATCAAGGACGCGTTCGGGACGACCCGGTTCCACGACCTCGACGGCATCGCGCGGAACCAACCGGTCGTCGCGGGCGCGTTCCTGATCGGCGGCCTCGGCCTCGTCGGCCTGCCGCCGCTAACCGGCTTCTTCGGGAAGCTGCTCGTCTTCCAGAGCGCGGTGGTCGCGGAGTCGTGGCTCGCGCTCGCCGTCGCGCTCGGCGGCGCGCTGTTCACCATCGCGTACGTCTCCCGGGCGTGGAACCGCGGCTTCTGGGGCGTCCCGTCGCCGGCCGTCGAGGGCGCGACTGCTGACCGCCGTCAGGTCGCCCTGCTCGTGGCCGTCGCGTCGGCCGTCGTGCTCCTCGGCGTCGGCTTCCAGCCGGTGTACGAGTTCGCCGGCCACGCGGCGGACGCCGCACTCGACCGCACGCAGTACGTCGACACCGTGCTGCCGGACGGTGGAGCACTCGAGACGGAGGGGGGTGGTCACTGA
- a CDS encoding Na+/H+ antiporter subunit E, which translates to MKVRRWILAGFTLAVLWLFVRGVHFTPVHVVQELLVGLVFGFGVAGVFRRLYPGRTDLVRVAKATPYTLLYSAAFLYDLLTANVDVARRVLAPSMPIEPRVIKVPLRVETPFAITTIANSITLTPGTLSMDYDDETNTLYVHAIDGREPDAVVDPIRRWEDYALVIFDEERKPGDPVPRPGKSDSGYGGEGDE; encoded by the coding sequence ATGAAGGTTCGTCGCTGGATACTCGCCGGGTTCACGCTCGCCGTGCTGTGGCTGTTCGTGCGCGGTGTCCACTTCACGCCGGTCCACGTCGTCCAGGAACTGCTCGTCGGCCTCGTGTTCGGGTTCGGTGTCGCCGGCGTCTTCCGGCGGCTCTACCCCGGTCGGACGGACCTGGTGCGGGTCGCGAAAGCGACGCCGTACACACTGCTGTACTCCGCGGCGTTCCTCTACGACCTGCTGACCGCGAACGTGGACGTCGCCCGCCGCGTGCTCGCGCCGAGTATGCCGATCGAACCGCGGGTCATCAAGGTGCCGCTGCGAGTCGAGACGCCGTTCGCCATCACCACCATCGCCAACAGCATCACGCTGACGCCAGGCACGCTATCCATGGACTACGACGACGAGACCAACACCCTGTACGTACACGCTATCGACGGCCGCGAGCCCGACGCCGTGGTCGACCCGATCCGGCGCTGGGAGGACTACGCGCTCGTCATTTTCGACGAGGAACGCAAACCGGGCGACCCGGTGCCCCGGCCCGGGAAGTCCGATTCGGGCTACGGGGGTGAGGGTGATGAGTAG
- a CDS encoding monovalent cation/H+ antiporter complex subunit F, giving the protein MSSVLDLVVGGALVLVSLLTLLCGYRVIRGPTVPDRVVALDTIATNVVAIAVLFAIQTGRGLFVTVALVLAIIGFISTVTVAKYVDEGDIIQ; this is encoded by the coding sequence ATGAGTAGCGTGCTCGACCTCGTCGTCGGAGGCGCGCTCGTGCTCGTGAGCCTCCTCACGCTGCTCTGTGGCTACCGAGTCATCCGCGGTCCGACCGTACCAGACCGCGTGGTCGCACTGGACACTATCGCCACGAACGTCGTCGCCATCGCGGTGCTGTTCGCCATCCAGACCGGGCGCGGGCTGTTCGTCACGGTCGCACTCGTGCTCGCGATCATCGGATTCATCAGCACGGTCACCGTCGCCAAGTACGTCGACGAGGGGGACATCATCCAATGA
- the mnhG gene encoding monovalent cation/H(+) antiporter subunit G, which yields MTPTELLTAALVVVGSFFLLVGTVGLLRLPDVYNRMHATSKAATLGAASILLAGYAWFGPDSIGLPSLVAILFLFLTAPTGSHMISRSAQKMGVPFWGKAEWPDDEEQPEGER from the coding sequence ATGACGCCGACAGAACTACTCACCGCGGCGCTCGTCGTCGTCGGGTCGTTCTTCCTGCTGGTCGGGACAGTCGGTCTGCTCCGCCTGCCGGACGTGTACAACCGCATGCACGCCACCTCGAAGGCGGCCACGCTGGGCGCGGCCTCCATCCTGCTGGCGGGCTACGCCTGGTTCGGCCCGGACTCCATCGGCCTCCCGTCGCTGGTCGCCATCCTCTTCCTGTTCCTGACGGCGCCGACGGGGTCGCACATGATCTCGCGGTCCGCCCAGAAGATGGGCGTCCCCTTCTGGGGGAAAGCCGAGTGGCCGGACGACGAGGAGCAGCCCGAGGGCGAGCGGTAA
- the coaBC gene encoding bifunctional phosphopantothenoylcysteine decarboxylase/phosphopantothenate--cysteine ligase CoaBC, with protein MLGGVNVALGVSGSIAAVKVVELAHELRRRGASVRAVMTDSAQGIVHPWAVEFATDAPVVTEITGSVEHVELCGTDGWADVLLLAPATANTVGKVAAAVDDTPVTTCATTALGAGVPVVVAPAMHEPMYDHPGVLDAIERVESWSVDFVDPRVEEGKAKIATEEAIVLAAARAAGETPLEDRHVVVTSGATSEPIDPVRVLTNRASGRTGRAVAAACYVRGADVTLVHDGDAVPYADTVAVETAAEMLDATLEACADADALVSAAAVSDYTVEPSEEKIRSGQDLTLEFEQTPKLIDEVRDAHSDLSIVGFKAETSGNDDAMVDAAREIIERVDLSFVVANDANVMGDEETRALFVTADDTTEYAGDKRGLGLRVADELAEILY; from the coding sequence ATGCTCGGAGGAGTGAACGTCGCGCTCGGCGTCTCGGGGAGCATCGCGGCGGTGAAGGTCGTGGAACTCGCCCACGAACTGCGCCGACGCGGTGCGAGCGTGCGGGCCGTGATGACCGACAGCGCGCAGGGTATCGTCCACCCGTGGGCCGTCGAGTTCGCCACCGACGCCCCCGTCGTCACCGAGATCACGGGGAGCGTCGAGCACGTCGAACTATGCGGGACCGACGGCTGGGCGGACGTGCTGTTGCTCGCACCGGCGACCGCGAACACGGTGGGGAAGGTGGCAGCCGCCGTCGACGACACGCCCGTGACGACCTGTGCGACGACGGCGCTCGGTGCGGGCGTCCCCGTCGTCGTCGCGCCCGCGATGCACGAACCGATGTACGACCACCCTGGCGTGCTCGACGCCATCGAGCGCGTCGAATCCTGGAGCGTGGACTTCGTCGACCCGCGGGTCGAGGAGGGGAAGGCGAAGATCGCCACCGAGGAGGCGATTGTCCTGGCGGCGGCGCGCGCGGCCGGCGAGACGCCCCTCGAAGATCGGCACGTCGTCGTCACGAGTGGCGCGACAAGCGAGCCCATCGACCCCGTGCGAGTGCTGACCAACCGGGCGTCCGGACGAACGGGGCGGGCGGTCGCCGCCGCCTGCTACGTCCGGGGCGCCGACGTCACGCTCGTCCACGACGGTGACGCGGTGCCGTACGCCGACACCGTCGCGGTGGAGACGGCCGCGGAGATGCTCGACGCCACGCTCGAAGCCTGCGCGGACGCCGACGCCCTCGTCTCGGCGGCCGCGGTCAGCGACTACACGGTCGAACCGAGCGAGGAGAAGATCCGCTCCGGCCAGGACCTCACGCTCGAGTTCGAGCAGACGCCGAAACTCATCGACGAGGTGCGCGACGCTCACTCCGACCTCTCGATCGTCGGGTTCAAGGCCGAGACGTCGGGGAACGACGACGCGATGGTCGACGCTGCTCGCGAGATCATCGAACGCGTGGACCTCTCGTTCGTCGTCGCGAACGACGCGAACGTGATGGGCGACGAGGAGACGCGCGCGCTGTTCGTCACGGCGGACGACACCACCGAGTACGCGGGCGACAAGCGTGGCCTCGGCCTGCGCGTGGCGGACGAACTCGCCGAGATTCTGTACTGA